A single region of the Macrobrachium rosenbergii isolate ZJJX-2024 chromosome 5, ASM4041242v1, whole genome shotgun sequence genome encodes:
- the LOC136838834 gene encoding uncharacterized protein isoform X1 yields MAGTVAHLTLLLLSLLVIQGPDHCTSSSSTSVHTCNINATKASHCCFRLIPKQGQNMTKSERCQAVTGMKPIFVNCQDNTEQTKDPSQCQLKPKANSRVIRDILVTLLVVSLLLNSSLATYIFFLRRHYKQSTFLGQESAASAVPPVTHHGSDHLYQEIPNLHIYESPPPLPPALRAAPSYASINSVYQKFSDEKEEAKDEGPPSGSASKHRDDHYVELSHGYAEPADVQPLGKKEDSAPLVRSSGDKPKEPSHTESDNRFSNETETCSVRTHSHKLSDAPECHDDVINSEA; encoded by the exons atgGCCGGAACAGTTGCACAtctgactttgttattattaagCCTCCTGGTTATTCAGGGCCCAGATCACTGCACGAGTA GTTCTTCTACGTCTGTTCATACATGCAACATCAATGCAACAAAAGCGTCCCACTGTTGTTTTCGACTGATACCTAAG cAAGGACAAAATATGACTAAATCGGAAAGGTGCCAGGCAGTCACCGGTATGAAGCCAATCTTCGTTAACTGCCAAGATAATACAG AGCAGACGAAAGATCCAAGTCAGTGTCAACTGAAGCCCAAAGCAAACAGCCGAGTGATCAGAGACATCTTGGTGACGCTGCTCGTCGTGTCTCTTTTGCTGAATTCCTCCCTGGCAACTTACATCTTCTTCCTAAGGCGACATTACAAACAATCGACTTTTCTCGGGCAAG AATCTGCGGCTTCAGCAGTACCTCCAGTTACCCATCATGGAAGCGACCACCTGTATCAAGAGATACCAAACCTCCATATCTATGAAtccccacctcctcttcctccggcACTCCGAGCAGCGCCGTCCTACGCAAGCATCAACAGTGTCTACCAGAAATTTTCCGACGAGAAGGAAGAGGCAAAGGACGAGGGACCGCCGTCCGGTTCAGCGTCAAAACACAGAGATGACCATTATGTCGAACTGAGTCATGGATATGCTGAGCCTGCAGACGTGCAGCCCCTGGGAAAGAAGGAGGACTCTGCGCCACTGGTACGTTCTTCCGGAGATAAACCAAAAGAACCGAGTCACACAGAGTCAGACAATAGGTTCTCGAACGAAACAGAAACTTGTTCTGTACGGACGCACAGTCACAAACTTTCTGACGCCCCTGAATGTCACGATGACGTCATCAACTCGGAGGCTTAG
- the LOC136838834 gene encoding uncharacterized protein isoform X2 has protein sequence MTKSERCQAVTGMKPIFVNCQDNTEQTKDPSQCQLKPKANSRVIRDILVTLLVVSLLLNSSLATYIFFLRRHYKQSTFLGQESAASAVPPVTHHGSDHLYQEIPNLHIYESPPPLPPALRAAPSYASINSVYQKFSDEKEEAKDEGPPSGSASKHRDDHYVELSHGYAEPADVQPLGKKEDSAPLVRSSGDKPKEPSHTESDNRFSNETETCSVRTHSHKLSDAPECHDDVINSEA, from the exons ATGACTAAATCGGAAAGGTGCCAGGCAGTCACCGGTATGAAGCCAATCTTCGTTAACTGCCAAGATAATACAG AGCAGACGAAAGATCCAAGTCAGTGTCAACTGAAGCCCAAAGCAAACAGCCGAGTGATCAGAGACATCTTGGTGACGCTGCTCGTCGTGTCTCTTTTGCTGAATTCCTCCCTGGCAACTTACATCTTCTTCCTAAGGCGACATTACAAACAATCGACTTTTCTCGGGCAAG AATCTGCGGCTTCAGCAGTACCTCCAGTTACCCATCATGGAAGCGACCACCTGTATCAAGAGATACCAAACCTCCATATCTATGAAtccccacctcctcttcctccggcACTCCGAGCAGCGCCGTCCTACGCAAGCATCAACAGTGTCTACCAGAAATTTTCCGACGAGAAGGAAGAGGCAAAGGACGAGGGACCGCCGTCCGGTTCAGCGTCAAAACACAGAGATGACCATTATGTCGAACTGAGTCATGGATATGCTGAGCCTGCAGACGTGCAGCCCCTGGGAAAGAAGGAGGACTCTGCGCCACTGGTACGTTCTTCCGGAGATAAACCAAAAGAACCGAGTCACACAGAGTCAGACAATAGGTTCTCGAACGAAACAGAAACTTGTTCTGTACGGACGCACAGTCACAAACTTTCTGACGCCCCTGAATGTCACGATGACGTCATCAACTCGGAGGCTTAG